The following proteins are co-located in the Polymorphospora rubra genome:
- a CDS encoding glycoside hydrolase family 13 protein, whose protein sequence is MTSTTGVPSDATDDWWRSAVVYQVYVRSFADADGDGTGDLQGIRSRLPYLRDLGVDALWLTPFYRSPMIDGGYDVADYRDVDPMFGTLADFDAMIADAHALGVRIIVDIVPNHTSSAHPWFEAALAAAPGSPERGRYLFRDGRGPDGTEPPNDWESIFGGPAWTRVADGQWYLHLFDPAQPDLDWRNPEVRAEFEGVLRFWLDRGVDGFRIDVAHGMIKEEGLPDVGHSSATGQRQVELLGRGRLPYFDQDEVHDIYRAWRPILDSYPGGRMAVAEAWAESPQRLARYIGPDELHQAFNFDFLEATWSADSFRKVIDTALAESTIVGAPTTWVLSNHDKKRHVTRYGDGAVGLRRARAAALLMLALPGSTYLYQGEELGLPEFLDLPDELRQDPSFLRTGESRDGCRIPLPWSGTVPPYGFGPEGGADGWLPSPADWAGRTVAAQTGDPASTLELYRTGLGIRRAHPALGGGELTWLDTEPGVLAFARAGADPTGLVCVINFSGTPVKITGYGTPVVSSEPLTDADGVFELPVDAAAWFQPAAAG, encoded by the coding sequence ATGACGTCCACCACCGGCGTGCCGTCCGACGCCACCGACGACTGGTGGCGGTCCGCCGTCGTCTACCAGGTCTACGTCCGCAGCTTCGCGGACGCGGACGGCGACGGGACCGGCGACCTCCAGGGCATCCGCAGCCGACTGCCCTACCTGCGCGACCTCGGCGTCGACGCGCTGTGGCTCACGCCGTTCTACCGCTCCCCCATGATCGACGGCGGGTACGACGTGGCCGACTACCGCGACGTCGACCCGATGTTCGGCACCCTCGCCGACTTCGACGCCATGATCGCCGACGCGCACGCCCTCGGCGTACGGATCATCGTCGACATCGTGCCCAACCACACCTCCAGCGCCCACCCGTGGTTCGAGGCCGCTCTCGCCGCCGCACCCGGATCACCGGAGCGGGGCCGCTACCTGTTCCGGGACGGACGCGGGCCGGACGGCACCGAGCCGCCCAACGACTGGGAGTCGATCTTCGGCGGACCGGCCTGGACCCGCGTGGCGGACGGCCAGTGGTACCTGCACCTCTTCGACCCGGCCCAGCCCGACCTGGACTGGCGCAACCCGGAGGTTCGCGCCGAGTTCGAGGGCGTGCTGCGGTTCTGGCTCGACCGGGGCGTCGACGGGTTCCGCATCGACGTCGCCCACGGAATGATCAAGGAGGAGGGGCTGCCGGACGTCGGGCACAGCTCCGCCACCGGACAGCGCCAGGTCGAGCTGCTCGGCCGGGGCCGGTTGCCTTATTTCGACCAGGACGAGGTGCACGACATCTACCGGGCCTGGCGACCGATCCTCGACAGCTATCCCGGTGGTCGGATGGCGGTCGCCGAGGCGTGGGCGGAGAGCCCGCAGCGGCTGGCCCGCTACATCGGACCCGACGAACTGCACCAGGCGTTCAACTTCGACTTCCTGGAAGCGACCTGGTCCGCCGACTCGTTCCGCAAGGTGATCGACACCGCCTTGGCCGAGTCGACCATCGTCGGCGCCCCGACCACCTGGGTGCTGTCCAACCACGACAAGAAGCGGCACGTCACCCGCTACGGCGACGGCGCGGTCGGCCTGCGCCGGGCCCGCGCGGCGGCGCTGCTGATGCTGGCCCTGCCCGGCTCCACCTACCTCTATCAGGGTGAGGAACTGGGGCTGCCCGAGTTCCTCGACCTGCCCGACGAGTTGCGGCAGGATCCGTCGTTCCTGCGCACCGGGGAGAGCCGCGACGGCTGCCGGATCCCGCTGCCGTGGAGCGGCACGGTGCCGCCGTACGGGTTCGGGCCCGAGGGCGGTGCCGACGGCTGGCTCCCGTCGCCGGCCGACTGGGCCGGGCGCACCGTCGCCGCGCAGACCGGCGATCCCGCCTCCACGCTGGAGCTGTACCGCACCGGGCTCGGAATCCGGCGGGCCCACCCCGCTCTCGGGGGTGGCGAACTGACCTGGCTGGACACCGAACCGGGCGTACTCGCCTTCGCCCGCGCGGGGGCCGACCCGACGGGTCTGGTCTGCGTGATCAACTTCAGCGGCACCCCGGTGAAGATCACCGGGTACGGCACGCCGGTCGTCTCCAGCGAGCCGCTGACCGACGCCGATGGCGTCTTCGAGCTGCCGGTCGACGCGGCGGCATGGTTCCAACCGGCGGCGGCTGGGTAA
- a CDS encoding LacI family DNA-binding transcriptional regulator, with amino-acid sequence MRARLADIAQQAEVSEATVSRVLNGRPGVSAETRQAVLTALDVLGYERPARLRKRSAGLVGLVVPELENPIFPAFAQTIESALAQSGYTPVLCTQTPGGVTEDEYVEMLLDRQVSGIVFVSGLHADTAADHDRYRKLIARPLPIVLVNGYVQGIEAPFVSCDDRMAGELAVAHLVALGHRRIGLITGPDRFSPVQRKVGGYRSAMRRLVGLTDSELDELTALTLFGVEGGEAAAARLLDRGATGLVCGSDLMALGAIRAARQRGRSVPGEVSVVGYDDSPLIAFTDPPLTTLRQPVASMAVAAVRALVDEINGHAAPHSEYVFRPELVVRGSTAIAPGPAAPPLATNPPSAVPA; translated from the coding sequence ATGCGCGCACGACTAGCGGACATCGCACAGCAGGCCGAGGTCAGCGAGGCCACCGTGTCGCGCGTCCTCAACGGACGGCCCGGCGTCTCCGCCGAAACCCGCCAGGCGGTCCTGACCGCACTCGACGTCCTCGGCTACGAGCGCCCCGCCCGACTGCGCAAGCGCAGCGCCGGCCTGGTCGGCCTGGTGGTGCCCGAGTTGGAGAACCCGATCTTCCCGGCCTTCGCGCAGACGATCGAGTCGGCGCTCGCCCAGTCCGGCTACACCCCCGTGCTGTGCACCCAGACTCCCGGCGGGGTCACCGAGGACGAATACGTGGAGATGCTGCTCGACCGCCAGGTCTCCGGCATCGTCTTCGTCTCCGGACTGCACGCCGACACCGCCGCCGACCACGACCGTTACCGCAAGCTGATCGCCCGCCCGCTGCCGATCGTGCTGGTCAACGGCTACGTGCAGGGCATCGAGGCGCCGTTCGTCTCCTGTGACGACCGGATGGCCGGCGAGTTGGCCGTGGCCCACCTGGTCGCCCTCGGCCACCGGCGGATCGGGCTGATCACCGGGCCGGACCGCTTCTCCCCGGTGCAGCGCAAGGTCGGCGGCTACCGCTCGGCGATGCGCCGGCTCGTCGGTCTCACCGACAGCGAACTCGACGAACTGACCGCGCTGACCCTCTTCGGCGTCGAGGGCGGCGAGGCCGCGGCGGCGCGACTGCTCGACCGTGGCGCCACCGGTCTGGTGTGCGGCTCGGACCTGATGGCCCTGGGCGCCATCCGGGCGGCCCGGCAGCGCGGCCGGTCCGTGCCCGGCGAGGTGTCGGTCGTCGGCTACGACGACTCGCCCCTGATCGCGTTCACCGACCCGCCGCTGACCACCCTGCGGCAGCCGGTGGCGTCGATGGCGGTGGCGGCCGTACGGGCCCTGGTCGACGAGATCAACGGACACGCCGCGCCGCATTCGGAGTACGTCTTCCGGCCGGAGCTGGTCGTCCGCGGCTCGACGGCCATCGCGCCGGGGCCGGCCGCGCCGCCGCTGGCCACCAACCCGCCGTCGGCCGTACCGGCCTGA
- a CDS encoding sugar ABC transporter substrate-binding protein, with translation MRIRTAGVVATVALAIAAAGCGSGGDEPDASGSTPPNADGGKLVIWADDKRSAALKPFADKFGQENGVTVEVQAISKDQQTTFVTASQQGSGPDVMVGAHDWIGNLVQNGAIDPVQLTEAQKAGFNQGALKAVTFNGQVYAVPYATENLALIRNTELAPEAPKTVEDLVTTGKRLQAENKASEILCLQVGQNGDSYHIYPFYTSAGGTLFGTNATGDYDPKQLGVGTPESIAAFEKIAKLGEKGDGALKRSITPENSIATFTGKKCAFLVAGPWAITDAKTANIKYDISPVPGFAGAKEPTPFLGVQAFYVAAKGKNKALAQEFVTNYLTTPELAVALYQAEPRPPALTAAFDQVKSSDPDLAKFLEAGANAVPLPAIPEMAAIWDPFGKAEAAIVGGADVTQTITAAGKTISDQIK, from the coding sequence ATGCGCATCCGTACCGCGGGTGTGGTCGCCACCGTCGCTCTCGCGATCGCGGCCGCCGGTTGTGGTAGCGGCGGAGACGAGCCGGACGCTTCCGGCTCCACGCCCCCCAACGCCGACGGCGGCAAGCTGGTGATCTGGGCCGACGACAAGCGCTCGGCCGCGCTCAAGCCCTTCGCCGACAAGTTCGGTCAGGAGAACGGTGTCACCGTCGAGGTGCAGGCGATCTCCAAGGACCAGCAGACCACCTTCGTCACCGCGTCGCAGCAGGGCAGCGGCCCGGACGTGATGGTCGGCGCACACGACTGGATCGGCAACCTCGTCCAGAACGGCGCCATCGACCCGGTGCAGCTCACCGAGGCGCAGAAGGCCGGCTTCAACCAGGGCGCCCTGAAGGCGGTCACCTTCAACGGCCAGGTCTACGCCGTGCCGTACGCGACCGAGAACCTCGCCCTGATCCGCAACACCGAACTGGCGCCCGAGGCCCCGAAGACCGTCGAGGACCTGGTCACCACCGGCAAGCGGCTCCAGGCGGAGAACAAGGCGTCCGAGATCCTGTGCCTCCAGGTCGGCCAGAACGGCGACTCCTACCACATCTACCCGTTCTACACCTCGGCCGGCGGAACGCTCTTCGGCACCAACGCCACCGGCGACTACGACCCGAAGCAGCTCGGCGTCGGCACGCCCGAGTCGATCGCGGCGTTCGAGAAGATCGCGAAGCTCGGCGAGAAGGGCGACGGCGCGCTGAAGCGGTCGATCACCCCGGAGAACTCGATCGCCACCTTCACCGGCAAGAAGTGCGCCTTCCTGGTCGCCGGACCGTGGGCGATCACCGACGCCAAGACCGCCAACATCAAGTACGACATCAGCCCGGTCCCCGGCTTCGCCGGCGCCAAGGAGCCGACGCCGTTCCTCGGTGTCCAGGCGTTCTACGTCGCCGCCAAGGGCAAGAACAAGGCGCTGGCCCAGGAGTTCGTGACCAACTACCTGACCACGCCCGAGCTCGCCGTGGCGCTCTACCAGGCCGAGCCGCGCCCGCCGGCGCTGACCGCCGCCTTCGACCAGGTCAAGTCCAGCGACCCGGACCTGGCCAAGTTCCTGGAGGCCGGTGCCAACGCCGTACCGCTGCCGGCAATCCCGGAGATGGCCGCCATCTGGGACCCGTTCGGCAAGGCCGAGGCGGCGATCGTCGGCGGCGCCGACGTGACCCAGACGATCACCGCCGCCGGCAAGACGATCTCCGACCAGATCAAGTAG
- a CDS encoding ABC transporter permease subunit, which yields MTENVTGAGLATQAPHRGPGGAPGRGREPEKARRTVRDDRPVTLTGLAVKVVLLGLVAGIALWAAFPLVEAEAWLGLGILVATTAGLFYLYLSRRHIPAKYLVPGTLFLIVFQVFPVLYTASTAFTNFGDGHRGSKDDAIVAIQSSSVVQVPGSIEYALSIATTGDAATGPLVFLVTDPATGTVSAGDADGLEPLDAGSVTVNSAGKVTAADGYTVLNAGQASARSQEITEFAVPTEGGAIRSAGLSRAYEGKATRAYDAGCDCVRDAESGKVWTADPERGAFVAADGERLLQGWRVNVGLSNFTRVLTEPSISGPFLETLIWNFGFAIGSVFVTFALGLLCALALHSPRVRGRTLYRVLLILPYAMPSFAMLLVWRDMFNTDFGLVNNLFGLNVDWMGETWSARAAVVLVQLWLGYPYMFLVATGALQAIPRELTEATSVDGASPWQSFRQITLPLLLVALTPLLISSFAYNFNNFNAIHLTTGGGPFPADNPSVGATDLLITYTYRLAFGAAGAEYGFAAAISIFIFTLVAVISAISFRRSRQQEEVYA from the coding sequence GTGACCGAGAACGTGACTGGTGCGGGGCTTGCGACGCAGGCCCCGCACCGGGGTCCGGGCGGGGCCCCGGGCCGAGGGCGTGAACCCGAGAAGGCACGCCGGACCGTACGCGACGACCGGCCGGTCACGCTCACCGGGCTCGCCGTCAAGGTCGTGCTTCTCGGCCTCGTTGCCGGGATCGCGCTCTGGGCGGCATTTCCGCTCGTCGAGGCCGAGGCGTGGCTGGGGCTGGGCATCCTTGTCGCCACCACCGCCGGGCTGTTCTACCTCTACCTGTCCCGGCGGCACATCCCGGCCAAGTACCTGGTGCCCGGCACGCTGTTCCTGATCGTGTTCCAGGTCTTCCCGGTCCTCTACACGGCCAGCACCGCCTTCACCAACTTCGGTGACGGCCACCGGGGCAGCAAGGACGACGCGATCGTCGCCATCCAGTCCTCGTCGGTGGTCCAGGTCCCGGGATCGATCGAGTACGCCCTCTCGATCGCGACCACCGGTGACGCCGCCACCGGCCCGCTGGTCTTCCTGGTGACCGATCCGGCCACCGGAACGGTCTCGGCGGGCGACGCCGACGGGCTGGAACCACTGGACGCGGGCAGCGTCACCGTCAACAGTGCCGGCAAGGTGACCGCCGCCGACGGCTACACCGTGCTCAACGCCGGCCAGGCCAGCGCCCGCAGCCAGGAGATCACCGAGTTCGCGGTGCCGACCGAGGGCGGCGCCATCCGCTCGGCCGGGCTTTCGCGGGCGTACGAGGGCAAGGCGACGCGGGCGTACGACGCCGGTTGCGACTGCGTACGGGACGCGGAGAGTGGGAAGGTCTGGACCGCCGACCCCGAACGTGGCGCCTTCGTCGCCGCCGACGGTGAGCGGCTGCTCCAGGGCTGGCGGGTCAACGTCGGGCTGAGCAACTTCACCCGGGTGCTGACCGAGCCGTCGATCTCCGGACCGTTCCTGGAGACGCTGATCTGGAACTTCGGCTTCGCCATCGGGTCGGTGTTCGTCACCTTCGCGCTCGGCCTGCTGTGTGCGCTGGCGCTGCACTCGCCCCGGGTACGCGGCCGGACCCTCTACCGGGTGCTGCTGATCCTGCCGTACGCGATGCCGTCGTTCGCGATGCTGCTGGTCTGGCGGGACATGTTCAACACCGACTTCGGCCTGGTCAACAACCTGTTCGGACTCAACGTGGACTGGATGGGCGAGACCTGGTCGGCGCGGGCCGCGGTGGTGCTGGTGCAGTTGTGGCTCGGCTATCCGTACATGTTCCTGGTCGCGACCGGTGCGCTCCAGGCGATCCCGCGTGAGCTGACCGAGGCGACCTCGGTCGACGGGGCGAGTCCGTGGCAGTCGTTCCGGCAGATCACCCTGCCGTTGCTGCTGGTCGCGCTGACCCCGCTGCTCATCTCGTCGTTCGCCTACAACTTCAACAACTTCAACGCGATCCACCTGACGACGGGGGGTGGGCCGTTCCCGGCCGACAACCCGAGCGTCGGTGCCACGGACCTGCTGATTACCTACACCTACCGGCTGGCGTTCGGTGCGGCCGGTGCCGAGTACGGGTTCGCCGCGGCCATCTCGATCTTCATCTTCACCCTCGTCGCGGTCATCTCGGCGATCAGTTTCCGCCGGTCGCGCCAACAGGAAGAGGTGTACGCGTGA
- a CDS encoding sugar ABC transporter permease, producing the protein MVLLVSLAFALFPIVFVVSAAINPLGTLSSTDLLPTGASFSNFGNLFRNTAFEWWFLNSVLIASVSAAVSVFLSALAAYAFSRMRFKGRRVGLLSLLLIQMFPQFLAIVAIFLIFTTVTDLWPAIGFNTPWGLLLLYLGGALGVNTWLMKGFYDTLPRELDESATMDGASHTQVFFRIMLPLVAPILAVTGLLAFIGTINEFLIANVFLTSAESKTLSVGMWGLVAGERNNNFGIFCAGTLLTAVPTVLVFQFLQRYIVSGLTAGAVKG; encoded by the coding sequence ATGGTGCTGCTGGTCTCGTTGGCGTTCGCGTTGTTCCCGATCGTCTTCGTGGTCTCGGCGGCGATCAACCCGCTGGGCACGCTGTCGTCGACCGACCTGCTGCCGACGGGTGCCTCGTTCAGCAACTTCGGCAACCTGTTCCGGAACACGGCTTTCGAGTGGTGGTTCCTGAACTCGGTGCTGATCGCGAGCGTGTCGGCGGCCGTGTCGGTGTTCCTGTCGGCGCTGGCCGCGTACGCGTTCAGCCGGATGCGGTTCAAGGGGCGGCGGGTCGGCCTGCTCTCGCTGCTGTTGATCCAGATGTTTCCGCAGTTCCTGGCGATCGTGGCGATCTTCCTGATCTTCACGACGGTCACCGACCTGTGGCCGGCGATCGGCTTCAACACGCCGTGGGGCCTGTTGCTGCTCTATCTCGGTGGCGCGCTCGGCGTGAACACCTGGCTGATGAAGGGGTTCTACGACACGTTGCCCCGGGAGTTGGACGAGTCGGCGACGATGGACGGCGCCTCGCACACCCAGGTGTTCTTCCGGATCATGCTGCCGCTGGTGGCGCCGATCCTCGCGGTGACCGGGTTGCTGGCCTTCATCGGCACGATCAACGAGTTCCTGATCGCCAACGTGTTCCTGACCAGTGCGGAGTCGAAGACGCTGTCGGTCGGCATGTGGGGCCTGGTCGCCGGGGAGCGGAACAACAACTTCGGCATCTTCTGTGCCGGTACGTTGCTGACCGCCGTACCGACGGTCCTGGTTTTCCAGTTCCTCCAGCGCTACATCGTGTCCGGCCTGACGGCCGGTGCCGTGAAGGGCTGA
- a CDS encoding MerR family transcriptional regulator produces the protein MNIGELARRSGLSVKTVRYYSDLGLVPEVARTHSGHRRYDAQAAARLDLVRTLRELGLDLATIRQVLDRQADLTEVVARHAEAVDAQIRLLRVRRSVLRALARRRPTTQEVDRMNQIAQATADDRRRIIDEFLDSIFTGIPVDPDFEGMLRRVRPELPDDPTDAQLDAWLELSELVRDPDFRDLLRRMSEKSFGGDTPPVVPVEAEPAQAVADLVTELAGPAATDGVDPASAAAGRIIDRIVAAYAGSVGRVDDPGYRRELLDAWKLGADPRPAHYWQLMATVNGWPPYPAVSPVWAWAYQALAAHTG, from the coding sequence ATGAACATCGGCGAGCTGGCCCGGCGCAGCGGACTGTCGGTCAAGACCGTCCGCTACTACTCGGACCTCGGCCTCGTACCGGAGGTGGCCCGCACCCACAGCGGACACCGCCGCTACGACGCGCAGGCCGCGGCGCGCCTGGACCTCGTCCGGACCCTGCGCGAACTCGGCCTCGACCTGGCCACCATCCGGCAGGTCCTCGACCGCCAGGCCGACCTGACCGAGGTCGTCGCCCGGCACGCCGAGGCGGTCGACGCGCAGATCCGGCTGCTGCGGGTCCGGCGGTCCGTACTCCGCGCGCTGGCTCGCCGCCGACCCACCACACAGGAGGTAGACCGGATGAACCAGATCGCCCAGGCGACCGCCGACGACCGGCGACGGATCATCGACGAGTTCCTGGACAGCATCTTCACCGGAATCCCGGTCGATCCGGACTTCGAGGGGATGCTGCGCCGGGTCAGACCCGAACTGCCCGACGACCCGACCGACGCGCAACTCGACGCCTGGCTCGAACTGTCCGAACTGGTCCGCGACCCCGACTTCCGCGACCTGCTCCGCCGGATGAGCGAGAAGTCGTTCGGCGGGGACACCCCGCCGGTCGTCCCGGTCGAGGCCGAACCGGCGCAGGCCGTCGCCGACCTCGTCACCGAACTGGCCGGGCCGGCCGCCACCGACGGCGTCGACCCGGCGTCGGCCGCAGCCGGCCGGATCATCGACCGGATCGTGGCCGCGTACGCCGGATCGGTCGGCCGGGTCGACGATCCCGGATACCGGCGGGAACTGCTCGACGCCTGGAAACTCGGTGCCGACCCCCGCCCGGCGCACTACTGGCAGCTGATGGCGACCGTCAACGGCTGGCCGCCCTACCCGGCGGTGAGCCCGGTCTGGGCCTGGGCCTACCAGGCCCTGGCCGCCCACACCGGCTGA
- a CDS encoding TetR/AcrR family transcriptional regulator, whose amino-acid sequence MPRVSEQHLAARRQQILDAARRCFLRNGFHQTSMQDVITEAGLSVGAVYRYFTSKHEIVAAIAGQTVDGVGQEFNAIAAHEPQYPLIEAMDRVLAVVDTQLGPDGMFRLAVQVWSEAMRDPAVAALVAERYPRLRDLFTELARQARDRGELAADADVAAVGHVLFGMIPGYALQRLLTGTPDHQTFLAGVRALLPHPPAPETRAPSRADLGDA is encoded by the coding sequence ATGCCACGCGTATCCGAGCAGCACCTGGCCGCCCGTCGGCAGCAGATCCTCGACGCGGCCCGCCGGTGCTTCCTGCGCAACGGCTTCCACCAGACGTCGATGCAGGACGTGATCACCGAGGCGGGGCTGTCGGTCGGCGCGGTCTACCGCTACTTCACCAGCAAGCACGAGATCGTCGCCGCGATCGCCGGACAGACCGTCGACGGCGTCGGCCAGGAATTCAACGCCATCGCCGCGCACGAGCCGCAGTACCCGCTGATCGAGGCGATGGATCGGGTGCTGGCGGTGGTCGACACGCAACTCGGCCCGGACGGCATGTTCCGCCTGGCGGTCCAGGTCTGGTCGGAGGCCATGCGCGACCCGGCCGTGGCAGCCCTGGTCGCCGAACGCTATCCCCGGCTCCGCGACCTGTTCACCGAACTGGCCCGGCAGGCCCGCGACCGGGGCGAACTCGCGGCCGACGCGGACGTGGCGGCGGTCGGCCACGTGCTGTTCGGCATGATCCCCGGCTACGCCCTGCAACGCCTGCTGACCGGTACCCCCGACCACCAGACCTTCCTGGCCGGCGTCCGCGCCCTCCTACCCCACCCCCCGGCCCCGGAGACGCGCGCCCCCAGCCGCGCCGATCTAGGTGATGCATGA